The following is a genomic window from Branchiostoma lanceolatum isolate klBraLanc5 chromosome 10, klBraLanc5.hap2, whole genome shotgun sequence.
CCAGCCTTTCAAGGTCGTAGGAAGCACAAGAGTGAGTAGATAACTTTATTTCACTGCCCTTAAGGTACATACAGCCGCACACAATACTTGCCTGCTTATCTGAACCAACTAGTGGTGTCCTTTGCTACCAAACGTCAGTTATCTTATAACACATGTTAAAAACAACATAATTGTATAATTATACTTGTAGTTTGAGGACCAACAGACGTGGGGCTCAGAGAGAGAGCCCCTTTTGTCCGAATGTATGATTGAAGTTTTACCTGACAGAACTACTTCAAGTACTTGTTCATGCCATTTATAATTCACCATTGGCTTGCTAATCATGATTTAAGATGagctttttttcttacataaaAGACAACTTAGTTCTAGTATGGTTCCCGTCACCTTCCTTAACGTCACCTTCCTTAACTGTTATTTTTCACCAAAACTTGATGCCACCCAATCTTTTTTATCgccatttttttacacaatgttgtttttgttgttcccTCCAGATGGTGGTTCTGTTCTCCTCGGAGCGAAACGAGGCCGTAGATCGGTTCCTGTACAAACTCCCACAGTTCCAAGCGTTCGGAGACGCCATTGAGGTCAAAGTTCACAGCGTGGCAACGTTCAGAGAGTATGAAAAACAGTTGCTCATACAGAATTAAGCTCGTCTCCCGCTCAATATGAGAAGAAACGTGGCTTTTGTTAGTTCTAGTTTGAAAGGAAAGGTCAACACTTGTGTTTAACAGTTCATAACAGTTTGTAAGTTTATGTGTTCGTTTTTGTTCCTTATGTTCTGTTTAGATGATGTCCAAAAACGTTATTTGATGTTACTAATCTAAGTGGAAGTAAGGCTGATATACTAATCTGTAGGCAGAAGTAGGGTTTTAgctctttttttgttgtctatttgttcattttgtacaaCTTTCAAGCATTGCGTTATCTCAGTGAACACTTCACTGTACTTGAAGGAGGTACAGAAAGAGCGACATGACCAAAAGAACGAGCCAGCACCCCACAACTGCTTGAAGATTACAGCAGTCAGACTAGGCCAGTTCCCGTGGTGTCTTAAGAGTATGTTCTTTAAGGAGCTTAACGTTCAGCAGACTAGAACATTACATGTGATTGTCTTCGAGATTAAATGTTTCTGAGAGAGACGTGCCTAATGCAGCTAGCTTGCAGCATGTACCATTCTTTATAGCAGTGTTGATGCGGTGGTGTttgatgtccaagcagatgtaatggGCTGGCTCAGTCTTATTGCTTTCCGCGTGTTTTTGTGTCATTTAGTGGGtctttcctaatctccaagcagacctacacggtgcaccgaaaatcgtatatgctagctagataagctccagtcagccagataagctcctggagattatctggctgactggagcttatctggctagcatatatgattttcggtgcaccgtgtagatcttcTAGGAGATTAGGTCTTTCCTACCGTGCACCTTTTTATCTCCGCACGAGTCACGTACCTTGGAAGGAACGGATGAAGAGTTTAAAAGGTGTACTGCTAGAAAGACGtagtaaatgttgcaaaaaacaCACGCAAAACAGTGAGACTgggccggatccttacatctgcttgtataTTAGGTGTTGTTGGCCAGTAGACCAAACACACCGCCATAATGTTGCACGTGAGGCGACGACTAGTTGAAGCAGGTGTTATCCGAGCACACTTGTAGATAAGGTTAGGATTCGGTGAATCTTCGTGCTCTATGAGAGTCGTTTTTGTCTTCAAGTTTGATGAATAAAGATCTGATGCAATGTGGCTTATGATGTTGTTCTTTGATCCGAAATGAAGAGATATAGGAAGCAGAAAGTCTGGTCTTTTCGTgaagctttgtgttttgttacTCCGTGACGTCATGGCCTAACCATTAACCACCTGAGTTATTGTCAGAGAAGACTGCCATTCGGAACACATTACAATCtgccaccccaacatctgcttggagattatcggTCCCCCAGTAAAGCTTTACATGAACGCATCTTCTGGCAAAGTTGTAAAACGACAGGGAATATTTCTGCATCTTCAAATCAATTCTGACAAAGGTCTCCCATGGCAGATGATTTTAATGGATAGTTTATTTCAAATGAAAAAAGGTAACTAATATGGATCTCGATCGGTACGCAACAAAATACTGCACAAACTGGTGTTTTTGCCATGAGCGTGCTGAAGTGTCGCCCATTCTTTATTCAAGACAAGATGATATAACAGACATACGATGGAAATAAGACAAGATAGAACACAGCCTGTGTTTTTGCACCTTTCCTTTTAACGTCCAAGCGGTTCTAGTAAACTCCTGCAAATATACTTTAGCTGTTGCCATGGTTCATATCGTACACCTAACTTCTATCAAAACACTCATAATCCAAACGTGGAAACGTCAGCGGTGACAAAGAatagaaacagacaaacacttGAATTTCATGTCATTCTGAAAACATTCTGACTTCTGTTTCTTGttgcaaagaaatgaaaatattacAGACTGCATATAAATCATAGGATCTATATAGTTTTCAAAGTTGGCTTAAAATTTGGAGTTAAGCTGTTTTGAGCATATTTTTGTATCTAGTGTAATCCTGTGTGCCGGGTTGGCGTGACGTGTTGCTTGGGATAGACAGGACCAGCGGTCTTCACTTCTCACCACTTGATCTGAAGGGACGCAAGATAATCCTTGAACTCTGTGGAAAACATCGAAGAaaacatccgtgaataatttcatcaggttggcgaatgactcactgaatagcaaggttcttttctCCACAACCAAGTACTTTACaaaagccgacgtttcgactCAGACTATAGGTGTAgactcagtcacatttgggaccacattcttaaCAACTGACAATTGTTTATCATTGTTGCTTAACAATATTCAAGTATGTGACAacactttacatttggaaccgcatcatctcaccattgttgcttaacagtatcttttaatgtaacaatactaaacgtttgggactgcattgttagtagTAACATCTAGCTTtagtgcactgtgaactagtcagtattgtcctggtgaagatgacagacagttgtcgaaacgtcggctcttgtaaaatacttggttgtgaataaaagaaccttgctattcaatcgagaaaaaaagtttttacaTGACGCACAGACAtattagcctctatcaggctccgcgggatggctggaaaaaattatagtagaaattggccgtaatagagtgaatagtgtgccaagggagttagctacggagagaggatggcagactgtcctctctccgtagctaactcccttggcactctattacggccaatttctactgtttttccagccatcccgcggagcctggtagaggctacagacATATATTAATATACAAAGCGCGATCGCATTCGTCAGAGAACGTCAAACGACTTAAAAGTAGAccgtgacagaaccaaccgccggcAAGGAACTAAGATAGCATttcggtaacaagacagctaCATCTTATACGACATGTGGTGCACGACTGCTCTAAGTTTGAAATCGCACACTGACGAATATGACCAGGTCCTTGGTTACTGTAGAAGAACaacaattttgcaaatgagaaaAGTTTTATGATGGCCGCACCGTGACAGGAGATGTGGATCGtttgatcttcaagcagatgcaagGCTTCGAAATGTTTCTGTAAGTCGTTTTCAGTACATCTTTCAGGTGGTGCGCTTTCCAAGAAGAAACTGGTAATGGGCACGAAGTGCTGTTAAACGGCGTAAAGCGTACATCCGCGTAGGATATAAAGCTACTGGACTCGAATCTCTTATATTATACGCATtaaggcggtttaccggttataCGAAAAAAATAAGACCAGGATCTTCACCTTCATAGTCGAGCCTGCCGTCCCGGTCTCCGTCTCCATCATCCACCAGCTCCCGCAACTCGTCATCACTCAGATCCTCCCCGCACGCATCAGCCATGGTCTGtcagcaaataaacaaacaagcaaacagataAGTACACAACAAGACGTTACATGCTGCAGATCCTTCAGTTCGTCGCTCAGGCCCTCCCTACATGCATCAGCCATGGTCTGTAAAAACACCCAAAGAAATATACACATAATGAGGCTTCTCTACATATGATAGATCCTTCGACTAAAGTAGCTGTCAATCCTGCGATTCTAAACCCGGCCTGCCAGTTACAGTTCTCAAGTCCAAAATGCATGTTGGTTTTTCGACACGGTCGGTCCTTTGACAAACATTTCGAGCAGTGTTGTCAGGTGATGTAAAAGACTGAACCACAATAGCCAGTCTGACCGAAACTGTCAGCGTATACATGTTTAAAAGAAGGATTTTGGATATGTTCATGCACACAAATGCATAGTATTTGATTTTTATTGCAAGAAATGATATGTGTGAGTTTTTACCCTTAGTTCCTCGATGCTGATGAAGCCGTCGTTGTCCTTGTCGAAGATCCTGAAGGCCGCGCGGACCTCCTTCTCGTCCACCTCGTACTGGTCCTGGTGCATCTGTTTCGCCATCAGCTCCAAGAACTCGTCAAAATCCATCGTGCCGCTTCCTGAGGGAAAACAACGTTTATGTTACACATGTTCTGACGTACAGGTTTATATCTAAACATGCGTACTGGTCCCGATGCATCTGTTTCGTCATCAGCTCCAGGAACTCGTCAAGATCCATCGTGCCGCTTCCTGGGGAGGGAGGAGAAGGAAAATCAAAGTCCTGACGCAGTAGTCTATGCCCGATGCAGTGGTTCATGCCTGATGCTTGTGAACTTGTCACGACCTGATGGATGGATGCAGTGGTTTATGCCATAGTACTAGTACCTAATGGTCGTATTTATATTAGTCATCACGTATCAATAAGTCCATTGTGCCGTTTCCTGGGGGCCCTTTCGACTATATCAGAAGATAATGGTAATCATAACTATCTGTGTGATTTCTCGATCTTATTTCCCACGTTATGGGAGTTCAGTCCTCACAGTTTTAGGCTCCAAGCTGTGATTTCAAAAAAGGAAAGATCTATTTCGAAACGGCAGAACTAATGAGCCGCGCCCTTACCGTCCTCGTCAGCCTCCGCCATGATGGCGTCCAGCTCGTCACGGCTGGGGTTCAGTCCGCACTGTTTCAGGATGGTCCCCAGGTTCTGTGTGCTGATCTCGCCGGAACCGTCACGGTCGAAAATGGAGAACGCCATCTGCAGCTCTGATGGgatggaaacaaaaaaaacatgagatGTCAGATGTCACACACCACccctcacaaacacacagacatacaaacacacacgcacacacgcacacacacgcaagctTCAAAAAGGCACGTCACGGTcgaaaaatttagaaaaataaagCATGGCAATCAGAGATcacagacttcaccccttacgTCAAGTGTAAACAGTACTGTCCCCTTCAAAACCCATATCCAAAGGTACATGCAAGAGTAAACGGAACAGGGTTTTGCGGCGTGATTTTAAAAGCAACGTAGGGTCCAGACATATTAAAGAGAGACACAGAAAGAAACAAGCCTAATTATTTCCAAACTTACCTTCAACCTGATCCTTAGTCAAGGAGTCACTCGCTCTTCCCTAGAATGATAAATATCCAGTTAATGTTaagtagatagatagataggtaaaCAAATATAAATACAGTCAGGTCCATATCTATCTTCAGACCATGCACACGTGTGACTCAGGTCAGCTCCCTTGGCGCCCAGTGTTGTATTGCCCTATGAAGTGATCGACACACCTTGGAGCATTTTTAAAGGAAAATTGTATCTATTGATAGGCAAATACACAAAACACCGTTACGTATTTGGTCGACGTCTTTTTGTGTCACAAAATGTGGTAGCCCTTCAGAACGAGACAatttgaatacaatgtaccattTGCATTGGTGAAGTGCGTACGAAACATATCAATTATGACTTAGTATCCACTCGTTTTGTTTGctattgtttttggttttctTATTCTTGGGATCGAATGGTCAAATTTTCGAAACCTAAGTAAGAGAagctcaaaatatcaaaactcTATTTTAGCCTTTCGCTATTTCCCCATTGCTGGAAAGACCTATGATTTCTATTGAAATATATTACTCGTATGTGTATTGCATGTATTTAAGACCATTGGAGGAATAGCTGGATAGAATTGGATCTAAATAAACTCAAGCTCATAAATCGAGTCAGCGTGGTCTCAGGAATCGAACAACATTACGTAACAGATGTCTGGCGAAGACATTAAAGACATAGTTGAAATACAAACATGTCTAACAACTGACTGTAAGCCCCTTTATTTGGAAAGTTCCTGCCTCACACCGCCAAACAGGCTACTCACAAGAGAACTGAACTTCAACTTGACCTGATCTTGAAGATACTGCCAAGACTATGTTGGCCCAATTACTCCAATAACACTGTTGCGTAATATGATCCCCTGGGGGGACAGGGAGGAACCGCTATTTTGGGGTCCGTCGAAATATTCTATAGAGAACAGGGGCCAACGGGCAGAGCATTCTTGGCCCTGGTTTAATCCGAGACCGGATCCGCAATCTTGGCGGTGTCCCCCCAAAACATACCCAACTTGGCTTGGAAATGATAAATCATGTAATCGAACACggcagggtgtctgctacttaaccagtaaccatggtgacagccgcctggttcaggtcgttgactTATCAGTTTGAACggaaaaagaagaggaagaagaagaaacgttGCAAAAGCAATATATTTACCTTCTGTGAAAAAAAAcgccaaatactgtaaatgcagaaatgttcgcggtggttttattttaaaTTTTCGCTGTgtactctttaccgcgaacttaaaaccaccgcgaaaagccgttccattgtgtgactgtagcgctattactgtttcaaacgcgaacacaaaaccacgtgaacatatctgcatttacagtacgctCATAGCAAGTCTGactgttacatctgcttggagattcttAGTTCTGTGTGCCTCCGTATCGGGTTTCCAGTGATGATGATATTAAACCGTTCATTTGTTACACTTGTCGTGCAGCTGCTTCTGCATGGATAAGGATCTGAACTCTCTGATCTCCGGCGTGTCTTAAAGTCTCCGCCGGGATGTCTTAAAGTCCCCGCATATGTTAGTGGGCAAATCTTTCAGGGACTTCTTCTTGGGTAATGTTGTCATATGCGCGAACAAACATTCCTTTATGTCTGACTTATTGTTCGTTGGTCTGTTTACTGGAAGAAAAGCCAGTATAAGAACCTGAACTCTCAAATGTCTCGAGGTATTCGCATACAGAAGGAAACAGAACCCGTCAGCACCATGTTACCGGGAATTTTGGAAAATGTTGCATGTTTCTCTCAGTAATGTTGTCTTGCCGCTCAAACATTTAGAAGGTTGAGAATTCGAAATGTCGTGACGTATTGAATAAAGCACACAAGTCCGAATGCCACCTACAGCGTTTCTATACATCACGTAACAGGCTGAAATGTTGATCATGTGACACGGAGTCTTTAAAATGTGAATAATGGGTTTCCTTATCTAAAATGAGCGGTGTTTGATGACAATTCCACAATTCTAGTCCGTGTAGTAACATTTTCACTACCGTGCAATCAGAAGTTAACAGTTTGATATCAGTAATGGGCCCGGGATTTCAAATAAAcgaacaaaaatacaaacggtagaaaatttgcaaagaaaaaaacTAATAATAAAAAATCAGCATTGGTTacatatttttccagtgtttGTGCAACCTTTCAACCAGTACGTTTTAATCTGTCCAACTCGTCCTCAAAAAGTAGCACAAAAAAACAACGCCGCTATTAATCGTACAAAACAAACGAACCCtgcatcttcttggagattatacCCCGATTAAGTGTGGATTTCACAAAACGCGAGATCATTGAGGGATCGTCCAGAAAACTGTACATTCAACAGAGCTCTACGCAGTCAAGTTGGCGCTTGATGATGTCCGAGATCTTCTAATGATTCTAAAATGATCTTTAAATGGTCTTCAAATGATCTTTAAAGGATCTCAATGACCAACGACTATCACTTGATCAACGATTGCCCAACGGCCTTTGCGCCGTGGAAATGGGGGCTAACAGTATTAAACACAACCCCGCTAACCCAGTTCGTATGCCCCAAAGCGAAGGTGCGAACAAACATCGCTAATGCGAAGATAATGTTTCCAGTCGACTGACATGTTGACTGACACAAAGCTGTTCGTACACAAGACGTTCCAGACCACACAGAGTTCTCCACTTTCTGCTTTCAACTAGACAGCCATTGCTGAGCGACCATGCGTAATCCTTCATATCATAATTTGGATATGatgtaaagtatgatttaaaaggcaacaaaccACACGAAACGTAAGAAAGGTTCTTTAGGTTTGAAATGCGTTCAGCGCACTGTCAAATCTTTGATCGTTCAGCGGTCAGAGCCTCCTGTGGAAAGGAGGTGCATATTCAAGTCGGTAAcagttccgtattgacattttgggTTAAGGTAAAGTTTGGAaggaatactagtagtattttgatccatcgttgtgcagcctggttgtCGAACCGAGAAAactacttcttcggctgcaaacttaacctaagacaaaaaaaagtcaaaaccgAACTAATGCGAACTTGAACATACACACAAGGGGCAGACCCCTAAGATTGTTTTATGTTTCCAGTCGAGCTGATGATTCCCGGACATGTTGACTCACACGTAGCTGTCGGCGCAGCATGCAGCGGACAGAGGGGAGACCGTACACCCATACATGGGCATGCCGTCTGTGCTGTTTTTATACCTGGACGTCTTACAACTGTGACTACGCTAGGTTTGAAAACCATACAGTATGGATAAGCATACAATTAGATAACACTAAGTGGAACAGACAACTTTAAGAGGTGTACATTTTTCTATTAGTCCGCTGTAAAGATGCATAGAGTCTTAAGTTTAATGTTGAAACCCTGAGTGCTAATTCTTTTTTGACGGGTACCAGCTGTTTGGGGTTGTTTTGTTGATGATAAACTTGGAAAATTGACAGTTTTCTATTCCGGAATTTTGAGAACTTATCCTTGAAAATCAGGCAACTATGTAGCGAATGTCCAAGTTTAGACCGCTATATTGGAGGCCCTGCGGCATCGGCAAGTTTCGACGTCTAAATTTAGCAGATCTTGTCAACTTCGGTAGACTTAGCTGTAACTTAACGCCTCTGACTGGAACAGGTTCAAACTACGCAAGAATTGTaacgaaccaataaataaaactaTGCTGAAAATGCTATTTGTAGGGATAAGAAATATTTGCAAGTTTCAATAAATCTTACTGAACATTTTCTACCTGAGCTTCTAAGGAGTATACTAGCTGTTTGGTACGTCTTTAATGTAGCAGATTTGAGCCAACAGAGAGCTGCGATGTTTGCTTCGACAGCAAACAACAAATAGGCCGAGGGTTTAGCATACTTTCCCAAGAAGTGTTGAAGATCAAACTGGACAGAGGAAAGGCTAAAACGAATGGAAATCTTAAGATGTTGGGTTCATTGTGGTTCAGATATAAACGACATCGTTTACCTGAGTTTTAGACTGATTTTTGCGTCGCAGAACTAAGTTTTCCCTGAAACTCAAGTGCTATTTCTTCTTCAGTCTTGAGGTGTAAGTCAAGAAGAAAATATAGGACATTTACGCCAAGAAGGACAGGTTCTTATTCTAAAGCGGCACAGAGTAGGAAGATATGAGTTGCTTTCATTTCAGGCCCTTGCTACGCCTGGCCTCGGCTATTTTGATCTTGCCGTTTCTTTGCCGATTACGTACTTTTCTGATCGCTGCAGCGGCCGAATTTTGTGGCTTCGTTTTTTACCTACAGCCAACTCCGGGGCCATCGGAACAGAAGGGCGTACGTGATAGTTAAAATATAAACGTCAATATCAATACTCGGCCGTAGCTAGGGCCTGCTACGTACGATACGCTAGGCTATTAGAACGTTAATAGGATAAGATTGTGAAGCCTGCGACCCCCAGACCCTGTAGCCCGCGGCACCCCCGACACTCGTCAAACACGCGGCCTTATGTGGCGATAATAGATACGTGACAATACTAT
Proteins encoded in this region:
- the LOC136442904 gene encoding troponin C-like isoform X2, which translates into the protein MPGRASDSLTKDQVEELQMAFSIFDRDGSGEISTQNLGTILKQCGLNPSRDELDAIMAEADEDGSGTMDFDEFLELMAKQMHQDQYEVDEKEVRAAFRIFDKDNDGFISIEELRTMADACGEDLSDDELRELVDDGDGDRDGRLDYEEFKDYLASLQIKW
- the LOC136442904 gene encoding troponin C-like isoform X1, whose translation is MSDDGGRASDSLTKDQVEELQMAFSIFDRDGSGEISTQNLGTILKQCGLNPSRDELDAIMAEADEDGSGTMDFDEFLELMAKQMHQDQYEVDEKEVRAAFRIFDKDNDGFISIEELRTMADACGEDLSDDELRELVDDGDGDRDGRLDYEEFKDYLASLQIKW